One genomic window of Myxocyprinus asiaticus isolate MX2 ecotype Aquarium Trade chromosome 5, UBuf_Myxa_2, whole genome shotgun sequence includes the following:
- the LOC127440783 gene encoding gastrula zinc finger protein XlCGF57.1-like isoform X2, producing the protein MEVKEESQELNDVEDEHQYQKPYNFITGEKYFSCSQTDKNVSEKMTKMGAKNSFTCPQCGKNFTHKGNFNDHVRIHTGEKPYTCPQCGKSFTCKGHLKTHMRVHTGERPFTCLQCGKSFTYKGHLKDHIRTHTGEKPYTCDRCGKGFIQKGHLKDHIRIHTADKPYTCDQCGKSFAQKGNLKIHMRTHSGERPYTCLQCGKRFTNQGNLLSHMKIHLVEEIHTCSQCGKSFTGAAHLKKHLLYHSEEKPFNCDQCGQTFIFASLLKRHLRTHANERPYVCSFCGKRFLWLHNLKDHHKIHAGVKAHVCFECGKAFTRSSYLEQHQNIHTGISPYKCSHCGKSFKLPGSLKAHVVRVHTGEKPYPCLTCGKSFSHSGHLKAHVRVHTGEKPYHCASCGKSFSQSSYLLTHKRKHCRYHSEQSSSSGPTLSCK; encoded by the coding sequence atggaagtgaaagaggaaagtcaagaactgaatgatgTGGAGGATGAACATCAGTATCAAAAACCTTATAATTTCATTActggagaaaaatattttagttgctcacagactgacaaaaatgtttctgaaaaaatgacaaaaatgggaGCCAAAAATTCCTTCACCTGTCCTCAGTGTggcaagaatttcacacataaaGGAAACTTCAACGATCAcgtaagaattcacactggagagaaaccttacacatgccctcagtgtgggaagagtttcacatGTAAAGGACACCTGAAGACTCACAtgagagttcatactggagagaggcctttcacatgccttcaatgtgggaagagtttcacatATAAAGGACACCTTAAGGATCACATAAGAAcacatactggagagaagccttacacatgcgATCGGTGTGGAAAGGGTTTCATACAAAAAGGACACCTTAAGGatcacataagaattcacactgcaGATAAGCCTtacacatgtgatcagtgtggaaagagtttcgcaCAAAAAGGAAACCTGAAGATTCACATGCGAACTCACTCTGGAGAGAGGCCTTACACGTGCCTTCAGTGTGGCAAAAGATTCACAAATCAAGGAAACCTATTAAGTCATATGAAAATTCATTTGGTAGAAGAAATACACACCTGTTCTCAGTGTGGCAAGAGTTTCACTGGGGCAGCACATCTCAAAAAACACCTGCTCTATCATTCTGAAGAAAAgccatttaactgtgatcagtgcggtcaaacatttatttttgcatcaCTCTTAAAAAGACATCTGAGAACTCATGCAAATGAGAGGCCCTATGTGTGCTCTTTTTGTGGCAAACGTTTTCTATGGCTCCACAATTTAAAAGACCACCATAAAATACATGCTGGTGTGAAAGCTCATGTGTGCTTTGAGTGTGGGAAAGCCTTTACCAGATCCAGCTATTTGGAACAACACCAAAACATCCACACTGGAATAtcaccttacaagtgttcacattgtggaaagagtttcaaactCCCAGGATCCCTGAAAGCACATGTTGTAAGAgtgcacactggagagaaaccgtacCCCTGCCTGACATGTGGGAAGAGTTTTAGCCATTCAGGACACCTGAAAGCACATGTGAGAgtgcacactggagagaagccataccactgtgcttcatgtggaaagagtttcagccAATCAAGTTATTTACTGACTCATAAAAGAAAGCATTGTCGGTATCACAGTGAGCAAAGTTCATCTTCAGGTCCAACACTCTCATGTAAATAG
- the LOC127440783 gene encoding gastrula zinc finger protein XlCGF57.1-like isoform X1 yields MDFIKVEIVGISDPETWRITNEHAEEQRDLMEVKEESQELNDVEDEHQYQKPYNFITGEKYFSCSQTDKNVSEKMTKMGAKNSFTCPQCGKNFTHKGNFNDHVRIHTGEKPYTCPQCGKSFTCKGHLKTHMRVHTGERPFTCLQCGKSFTYKGHLKDHIRTHTGEKPYTCDRCGKGFIQKGHLKDHIRIHTADKPYTCDQCGKSFAQKGNLKIHMRTHSGERPYTCLQCGKRFTNQGNLLSHMKIHLVEEIHTCSQCGKSFTGAAHLKKHLLYHSEEKPFNCDQCGQTFIFASLLKRHLRTHANERPYVCSFCGKRFLWLHNLKDHHKIHAGVKAHVCFECGKAFTRSSYLEQHQNIHTGISPYKCSHCGKSFKLPGSLKAHVVRVHTGEKPYPCLTCGKSFSHSGHLKAHVRVHTGEKPYHCASCGKSFSQSSYLLTHKRKHCRYHSEQSSSSGPTLSCK; encoded by the exons ATGGATTTTATTAAAGTGGAGATTGTGGGCATTAGTGACCCAGAAACATGGAGAATAACGAATGAACAtgctgaggaacaaagag acttgatggaagtgaaagaggaaagtcaagaactgaatgatgTGGAGGATGAACATCAGTATCAAAAACCTTATAATTTCATTActggagaaaaatattttagttgctcacagactgacaaaaatgtttctgaaaaaatgacaaaaatgggaGCCAAAAATTCCTTCACCTGTCCTCAGTGTggcaagaatttcacacataaaGGAAACTTCAACGATCAcgtaagaattcacactggagagaaaccttacacatgccctcagtgtgggaagagtttcacatGTAAAGGACACCTGAAGACTCACAtgagagttcatactggagagaggcctttcacatgccttcaatgtgggaagagtttcacatATAAAGGACACCTTAAGGATCACATAAGAAcacatactggagagaagccttacacatgcgATCGGTGTGGAAAGGGTTTCATACAAAAAGGACACCTTAAGGatcacataagaattcacactgcaGATAAGCCTtacacatgtgatcagtgtggaaagagtttcgcaCAAAAAGGAAACCTGAAGATTCACATGCGAACTCACTCTGGAGAGAGGCCTTACACGTGCCTTCAGTGTGGCAAAAGATTCACAAATCAAGGAAACCTATTAAGTCATATGAAAATTCATTTGGTAGAAGAAATACACACCTGTTCTCAGTGTGGCAAGAGTTTCACTGGGGCAGCACATCTCAAAAAACACCTGCTCTATCATTCTGAAGAAAAgccatttaactgtgatcagtgcggtcaaacatttatttttgcatcaCTCTTAAAAAGACATCTGAGAACTCATGCAAATGAGAGGCCCTATGTGTGCTCTTTTTGTGGCAAACGTTTTCTATGGCTCCACAATTTAAAAGACCACCATAAAATACATGCTGGTGTGAAAGCTCATGTGTGCTTTGAGTGTGGGAAAGCCTTTACCAGATCCAGCTATTTGGAACAACACCAAAACATCCACACTGGAATAtcaccttacaagtgttcacattgtggaaagagtttcaaactCCCAGGATCCCTGAAAGCACATGTTGTAAGAgtgcacactggagagaaaccgtacCCCTGCCTGACATGTGGGAAGAGTTTTAGCCATTCAGGACACCTGAAAGCACATGTGAGAgtgcacactggagagaagccataccactgtgcttcatgtggaaagagtttcagccAATCAAGTTATTTACTGACTCATAAAAGAAAGCATTGTCGGTATCACAGTGAGCAAAGTTCATCTTCAGGTCCAACACTCTCATGTAAATAG